The segment tactgaaaaaataacaccaagtGCTTTAAAGttatccgggttccaggtaaaattcatatcaggcaaaaatcttcttttgcaaaactttaaaggtcctaaACAAACTACAATTGTTTTATCATAATTCAGTCTCAGACCTGATAGTGATGCCAAatgttgtaacacttttatactttcgcaaaatgattgctctgtaccatcaagaaacagactggtatcatcggcgaattgtgacaataaCATATTTTCGCCAAGAATATTCATAACCCTAAGTAATGAGAACACCACATAAATTTCTAATTCTTGGAGACTTTAACGAAGATTTTTTGAATAATCCATCTCCCCACTTTCttaatttaatacaaaaaaacaatctgcaCCAGCTCGTTACTGAACCCACACGTATTACAGAAACTAAATCCTCATGCATCGATCTGATCCTGACCACGAGTATAAACTtaatcagtgaagttgtagtgttaccccccatttgtagtgaccattctgtgccatgtgtaaaattaacgtcacagagactaaaaaaaggtcagttcaaaaggactatatataattatgccaagttagatgttgatacatttttgtttgaattgaacaaaattgatcttttgaacacagttttaaatgcgtccattgacgaagctgctgccttgttttctgaacatttattccgtgttgcaaaaacatgtatgcctgttaagataataacagtacgtgaagatgatgccccatggatgactgaacatattttacaattacgaaacgcaaaaaattgtatacatcaagttgctaagcgcttaaatacacctgagcagtgggcattattccgcctgactagaaatcagtatacagatgaaattcgtaaaagaaaaagagattattttctagaacttgatgagaggataaattgtaaacagaacttcggaagcaaaaattggtggcaacttgttaattccttcttgaagaaaaaaggtgttgcatgtaacgaaattccaccgctagaagataatggaaaaattattgataacatttgtgaaaaaacgattttgtttaataattattttgaaagccagtctaaagttgaaaatccagacgatcccctgcccgaggcaaattggtgtaatacatctttatcgacttttgaattaacagaagctgaagttgtccaagtgttaaggaatttaaatttatccaaggccgtgggccctgacggaatacataataaactgcttgtagatggattacctgttatcgttccaccgcttacagttctctttaacagatccttgtctgagggtgtttttccagttgtctggaaaactgctcacattacgcccatttttaagaaaggcgataggagtgcttgttccaactaccgtccaatctctttgctgagttgtattgggaaggtgcttgaaaaatgtatacaaatccgtgtgtttggttatttgaaaaattatgatttgattacacactgccaatctggttttattgctggtgattcgactgtttatcaactattgagtatatatgatgatttttgtgttgcacttgataaaaacattatgtcacaggcaatattttttgatgtatccaaagcttttgataaagtctggcatcgcggtctgctccacaagcttgaggcgataggtataagaggtcccttgcttgtttggtttgaacattacttgagcgatcgcagacaagcagtagtattgaaaggaaccaaatcaagttatgctaccccttctgctggtgtccctcagggttctgtcttaggacctcttttatttctcatttatattaacgatattggtgttggtcttgaatcagtgttgaaactctttgcagacgatacgagtatgtacttaagtttagataacgatgatgtacgagcagagattttgaattctgatttggataaaattcgcacatgggcttctaaatggaaagtcacttttaattgtcaaaagacagaattgttggacatttgtaggcaacaaaatgttttacttccaccattgtatttcgaagatgcacacttagttgatgttgaaaatcacaagcaccttggcgtcattctacaaggtaattgtaaatgggattcccacataaaaagtctaattgctaaatgtagaaagtcaattgcgtgttttggtttattcaagcatcgtttaaacagaaaatcacttgaagttatatataaatcctttatgttaccattgtttgattatgcggacgttatctgggataactgtacacagtgtttggcagacgagttggagacattgcatctcgatgcaatccgaatcattgtaggtgcagtacgtggcacaagccaccaaaaactgtataacgaatcgggttttgtgcccctgaaagaaaggcgacgtcgtcataaacttttgctgtattataaaattgtaaatcgtttaaccccagaatatttatattccaaactgccggtcctggtttccgatgtaaatccttaccacagacgacgccctcttgaacgtaagtttccattgtgcagaagtgagttatataaatcttcattttttccttcaacgacagctttgtggaataatcttccagaaaatatacaacaaacgcagtcagttggtgaatttaaaaggtatttgaccgatggagatgttgttgttccaccgtattattatctaggcaaccgccagggacaggtacttcacagcaggttgagattaaacatgagcgatttgcaacaagacttagttaaccgacacctctctgataatttagaatgtacgtgtggagcatgcccggaagattctgaacatttcttattacactgtccaaaatttaaagaacatagaaccattttattcaatagtctgccaacacacgttctggactgcaaaacactcttgtttggaaatactgatttaactatatctttgaacacgaaaatattctctgttgtacaagactatgttatgttaactaatcgcttcggctgatattatattaactgtgcaattgatgtagccaggcattctctccctccctctctctctctccctctccctctctctctctctctctctctctctctctctctctctctctctctctttaccctatttgtataaaatataattaaagattatcaagataagtgttgaagctatcacttgttcgccatgttttgctatctgaatgtgtattgattataagttcaagaacgtgtccataagcaatctgcttgttaacgttctcaatgttgttattgtttgaaacgtgtgtatgtgaatttgaataaacacgcttaaaccaatatTCATGCCACaaatctttttgttctggcgtaccataagagacaatatttcggcacaaatcaaaaataaataaggtGACAGCGGATCCCCGTGCCGGGTGCCTCGACCTACATTAAACCATGCTAAATACCGACCATTAACTGAAACACAGGacttaattttgcaataaaaagtaaaaatccatcgtttcatgtcatttccaaagttgaatttgctcaaagatttttcaataaatgaccaggcaacactgtcgaaagccttttcaaagtcgaccatcaaaagtaggccaggtatattatgtttatttgagtagaacagggtatcatatattaatctgacgttttcaccaatatatctTCCTTTCAAGAAGCCTTTTTGGTCATCATGAATCAAATTTGGCAAAACACGTTTAAACCGTTCTGCAATGCACGTTGATGCAATCTTATAACCCGTATTTAACAgagtaattggtctccaatttttcaaaagtgttttattttttccttcctctgtctctgagtcaccgacatttctcctttctcaaatcCACAATTCATAGTTCTGTGTGCCtataatgtgcgtctgtctgtgttcagTGTTCTGTGTGCCtataatgtgcgtctgtctgtgttcagTGTTCTTTGTGCCtataatgtgcgtctgtctgtgttcagTGTTCTGTGTGCCcataatgtgcgtctgtctgtgttcagTGTTCTTTGTGCCtataatgtgcgtctgtctgtgttcagTGTTCTGTGTGCCtataatgtgcgtctgtctgtgttcagTGTTCTGTGTGCCCAtaatgtgtgtctgcctgtgttcaGTGTTCTGTGTGCCTATAATGTGCGTCTGCCTGTGTTCAGTGTTCTTTGTGCCCATAATGTGCGTCTGCCTGTGTTCAGTGTTCTTTGTGCCtataatgtgcgtctgtctgtgttcagAGTTCTGTtagtttgctctctctctctctctctctctctctctctctctctctctctctctctctctctctctctctctctctctctctctctctctctctctctctctctctctctctctcatgctctGTGCGTCCCTAATCGTAAACACAACAGTATAATGTTTATATCCATACCGGTTTTGAATATGTCTGTTGTGCTCTCTGTTGAAACTGCCGTTATGTTTTCAGGACATCGTGATCTTCGTCAACCGTGACGGGTGTTACATCGTAGAGGCACAGTCGGACAGACAGTGGGACGCCATTATCCGGAACATGGATGACCTCCACGCCTTCACCGTAAGTCTCACATTGCTCAGTTTCAAAAGACAACATGTGTATATCGCGAACGGGACGGGTGCCGCTTTCTGACTGGACGAGTTGTTAGAGTTGCATGCAATTTGTTCACCTAGACTCAGATCTAATACGAAATGagtctgtgtcagtctgtctgtctgtctgtctgtctgtctgcctgcctgcctgcctgtttgtctgcctgtctgtctgtctgtctgtctgtctgtctgtctgcctgtctgtctggttgtatgtgtgtgtgtctcccgcACATGGCTTAGCAGAAAGAGCTTTAAAAGCCATAATTGCATTCATGACGTATTCTCGAACTTTGCAACCGCGAATTTCTTCCAAATGGAAAGGCCAAGAATTTCTTCCAAATGGGAAGGCCAAGAATTTCTTCCAAATGGGAAGGCCAAGAATTTCTTCCAAATGGGAAGGCCAAGAATTTCTTCCAAATGGAAAGGCCAAGGTCTTGGTTTGTTCAATCGATGTCAAATCTCACTAATTGAGTTCTAAGTAGACTTTGCAAAGACTTCACGAAGTGCCAAGCTGCGTACAGCGCGTTCAGTGCCAAGCTGCGTACAGCGCGTTCAGTGCCAAGCTGCGTACAGCGCGTTCAGTGCCAAGCTGCGTACAGCGCGTTCAGTGCCAAGCTGCGTACAGCGCGTTCAGTGCCAAGCTGCGTACAGCGCGTTCTGCCAGAAGAAGTCAGATCTTGCTATTTCATGGTATCAGTAACTTCCCTTAGTCTCTGATCTTTTGACACACATGGTATCAGTAACTTCCCTTAGTCTCTGATCTTTTGACACACATGGTATCAGTAACTTCCCTTAGTCTCTGATCTTTTGACACACATGGTATCAGTAACTTCCCTTAGTCTCTGATCTTTTGACACACATGAGAGCAACAACTGATTGAACTTATTGCACCCGCTCATCAACAGTGACAATGATGCGTGTTACAACAGTGACAATGATGCGTGTTACAACAGTGACAATGATGCGTGTTACAACAGTGACAATGATGCGTGTTACAACAGTGACAATGATGCGTGTTACAACAGTGACAATGATGCGTGTTACAACAGTGACAATGATGCGTGGTACAACAGAccgatgttttctttctttctcgtgTTACAACAGTGACAATGATGCGTGTTACAACAGGAGGCAGTGTACAATCTGATTGAGGTCAAGACAGGACTGAGCACTCTATCCTTCCTActctctccgccccccccctctttttaaGGTGAAGTCTTGCAGGTGGTGCCAATTTGTCAGGGAGATGTTGGCAAGATGTCCTTTTGCTAACCATGGCCCCGTCAACAGTGCCCTTCACATTGTGTTGTTTCTCGTGTTACAACAGGTATACAACCAGATCCAGGCCAAGACAGGACTGGGCACCAAGTCCCTCCtactctcttcccccctccccccccccccccctattgcAGTTAACAGCGTCCAACACAATCTTTGTTTGTCGTGTTACAACAGGAGACGGTATACAACCAGATACAGGCCAAGACAGGACTGGGCACCAAGTCCCTcctactctcttcctcccctcccccccccctactgcAGTTAACAGCGTCCAACACAATCTTTGTTTGTCGTGTTACAACAGGAGGCGGTATACAACCAGATCCAGGCCAAGACGGGACTGAGCCACATGTCCCACTCCGCCGCCTCCTCTGCCTACCACAGCCGCCTGGAGACCTGGGAGTGTGCTCGCAAGGACGTCACCAAGGTGGCCTACATGCCCGCCTCCAACTAGATCGTCACAGTCTGCACACGGGTCAGTTGACATGTCTGGTGTTTTTAACCACACGCAAccaaacgcgcacacatacacgcacgcttacaacacacacacgcacgcactaacgcacacacacacacgctcacgcaaacacacacaaatacacacacgcacacatacacgcacgctcacactttacacacatacacatacacacacacaagcacgcacgcacacacaatcacgcacgcatgcacgcacgcatacacgcacacacaatcacgcacgcacacacccacccacacatacacacacacacacacacacacacacacacacacacacacacacacacacacggatacgTACGCAGAGCAGAAATGTAAAAGACCGGCTATGTGATTTGcaagacaacaaaacaaacacccaTATTATTTGTCTGTTGATTTCACACGAATACTGTTcttttgttttaacatagagggggaaatcgagacgagggtcgtggtgtgtgtgtgtgtgtgtgtgtgtgtgtgtgtgtgtgtgtgcgccggtgtg is part of the Littorina saxatilis isolate snail1 linkage group LG15, US_GU_Lsax_2.0, whole genome shotgun sequence genome and harbors:
- the LOC138948055 gene encoding uncharacterized protein, with the translated sequence MFKSVLLLSLAALALGQRNNWWQNALGTSANVDTVHGFTVQYDDEHDIVIFVNRDGCYIVEAQSDRQWDAIIRNMDDLHAFTEAVYNQIQAKTGLSHMSHSAASSAYHSRLETWECARKDVTKVAYMPASN